A genomic segment from Hypanus sabinus isolate sHypSab1 chromosome 8, sHypSab1.hap1, whole genome shotgun sequence encodes:
- the shisa2a gene encoding shisa family member 2a — MRAVGFGTLLFFLANRLLGACAGSGEYCHGWSDSNGSWHAGFQCPERYDGQEATLCCGSCGLRYCCSLLDNRLDQGVCSNDNSAHQEPGSHGQSVSVPMYLPFLIVGSIFVAFVIVGSFIAICCCRCLKPKPEENQQDAPTQSRLLEPIPPPTGIRTPSRHSTSSTTTTSTRSSMGRQNNICSMGTDGINLYMNMPTNFPVVGCHQAQQFLPSQSTGNPFLPAQYLSYGIPPDHTLVMAPAYGQQPNNPYSHGPLSADQIIYPAVTL; from the exons ATGAGGGCTGTTGGGTTTGGAACATTGCTTTTCTTCCTTGCGAACAGGCTACTCGGTGCTTGCGCCGGTTCGGGGGAGTATTGCCACGGCTGGTCTGACAGTAACGGTAGCTGGCATGCGGGCTTCCAGTGTCCGGAGAGATACGACGGCCAGGAAGCCACCTTGTGTTGCGGATCCTGCGGGCTCAGGTATTGCTGCTCTCTCCTGGACAACCGACTGGACCAGGGCGTTTGCAGCAACGATAACAGTGCGCACCAAGAACCGGGCTCCCACGGACAGTCGGTATCCG TTCCTATGTACTTGCCATTCCTCATCGTTGGTTCCATTTTTGTAGCCTTCGTCATAGTTGGTTCATTCATTGCAATTTGCTGCTGTCGATGCTTAAAGCCTAAGCCAGAGGAGAACCAGCAGGATGCCCCCACCCAGAGCCGATTACTGGAGCCCATTCCTCCTCCAACTGGTATCAGAACACCTTCCCGCCACTCCACCTCCAGCACCACAACAACGTCAACAAGAAGTTCTATGGGACGACAGAACAACATCTGTTCTATGGGCACAGATGGTATCAACCTGTACATGAACATGCCTACCAATTTCCCAGTTGTGGGATGTCATCAGGCTCAACAATTCCTTCCTTCCCAATCCACAGGAAATCCTTTTCTACCAGCACAATATCTCAGCTATGGCATTCCACCAGATCATACACTGGTAATGGCTCCTGCGTATGGACAGCAACCTAATAATCCTTATTCACATGGGCCATTAAGTGCTGACCAGATAATATACCCTGCTGTGACTCTGTAA